In Allomuricauda ruestringensis DSM 13258, the following proteins share a genomic window:
- a CDS encoding M56 family metallopeptidase codes for MEPILMYLLQSALISGGFLAVYHIFLKRDTLFTENRMFLLSGLILAFVFPFIKIKKTVVVSKPILIQADELGAQATSALVESSLFTAENILLTLYSVVSAILLVKFMIRLISLKRLAENAHKRKETPFLHLETEKQISPFSFFNYIFYNPRLFEPNELHSVLEHEKVHARQYHTLDILFLEVLKIFFWFNPVLWLYKSAVRQNLEYLADHFAIAQTEDKKSYQYLMLKQVVDKQEYILANSFYNSLIKKRIVMLNQNQSKKINVLKTLVVAPLLGLLLVSFSIKETYLYKDFDSAGSLMTEKQSKDNKKIEFTIDKNTSDAKLNNIKKDLAKDNIDFSYTAVRNDAKEIIEISLQLSGKNDEGKKVSGNYSGNSDGPIGPITVIYDDESNVVSFWNSGKKKNVSIHKIKGTKSWTTNDQTEVIIKKIDNEKVVIVDGKRLSDKEAKKLHIEDDEDIKHVSIKKIEKKGEGNNVMIINTDENNDVEVKRNNNVMIIKDSDDYGDIKLISNDDDASFFFIDSDGKDEPLFIVDGKKAQSKNIKKISPSSIENVNVYKGDKAVEKYGKKAKNGVVEITTKKGK; via the coding sequence ATGGAACCGATACTCATGTACTTATTACAATCGGCACTTATATCCGGAGGGTTTTTGGCGGTTTACCATATTTTTTTAAAGCGCGACACCCTTTTTACGGAAAACCGCATGTTTCTTTTATCGGGATTGATACTCGCTTTTGTGTTCCCCTTCATCAAAATTAAAAAAACGGTAGTGGTTTCCAAACCTATACTTATTCAGGCCGATGAGTTGGGAGCTCAAGCTACCTCAGCCCTTGTCGAAAGTAGTTTGTTCACTGCGGAAAACATACTCCTTACCCTATATAGTGTAGTAAGTGCTATTTTGTTGGTAAAGTTTATGATTCGATTGATTTCGTTAAAAAGATTGGCCGAAAATGCCCATAAAAGAAAGGAAACTCCGTTTTTACACTTGGAAACGGAAAAACAGATATCTCCTTTCTCTTTCTTCAACTACATTTTTTATAATCCAAGACTTTTTGAACCCAACGAACTGCATTCGGTTTTGGAGCACGAAAAGGTACATGCCCGTCAATACCATACGTTGGATATCTTATTTCTTGAGGTTTTAAAGATATTTTTCTGGTTCAACCCCGTATTATGGCTCTACAAAAGTGCTGTAAGGCAAAATCTGGAATATTTAGCGGACCACTTTGCCATAGCGCAAACAGAAGACAAAAAATCCTACCAATACCTGATGCTGAAGCAGGTGGTAGACAAGCAAGAATACATTCTAGCCAATTCATTTTATAATTCATTAATCAAAAAACGAATAGTTATGTTAAATCAAAATCAATCGAAAAAAATCAATGTGCTAAAAACCCTGGTCGTAGCACCGTTATTGGGGTTGCTTCTAGTGAGTTTTAGTATTAAGGAAACCTATCTGTATAAAGATTTCGACAGTGCAGGGAGTTTAATGACCGAAAAACAATCAAAAGACAACAAAAAAATTGAATTCACCATAGACAAAAATACGTCAGATGCTAAACTCAATAATATCAAAAAAGATTTAGCCAAAGATAACATTGATTTCAGTTACACCGCAGTTAGAAATGATGCAAAAGAGATAATTGAGATTTCTCTGCAATTGAGCGGTAAAAATGATGAGGGCAAAAAAGTGAGCGGAAATTACAGTGGTAATTCCGATGGCCCCATAGGTCCAATTACAGTTATTTATGATGATGAAAGCAATGTGGTTTCTTTTTGGAATTCCGGCAAAAAGAAAAATGTTAGCATTCATAAAATAAAAGGAACGAAATCTTGGACCACTAATGATCAGACCGAAGTCATCATTAAAAAGATAGATAATGAAAAAGTTGTAATTGTAGACGGTAAAAGGCTAAGTGACAAAGAAGCTAAAAAACTACATATTGAAGATGATGAGGACATAAAACATGTTAGTATTAAAAAAATTGAAAAGAAAGGCGAAGGAAACAATGTGATGATCATTAATACCGATGAAAACAACGATGTTGAAGTAAAAAGGAACAATAATGTAATGATCATCAAAGATTCGGATGACTATGGGGATATTAAATTAATCAGCAACGATGACGATGCCAGTTTCTTTTTTATTGATTCTGACGGTAAAGATGAACCGCTATTTATTGTGGATGGCAAAAAAGCACAATCAAAAAATATTAAAAAGATTTCTCCCAGCAGTATTGAAAACGTAAATGTATATAAAGGGGATAAAGCAGTTGAGAAATACGGAAAAAAAGCTAAAAACGGGGTTGTTGAAATAACTACCAAGAAAGGTAAATGA
- a CDS encoding adenine phosphoribosyltransferase has product MDFAPYIRDIEDFPTPGVVFKDITPLLKDPSAFQKAADALLGLVGNTKIDKVVGVDSRGFIFAPMLAEKLGAGFVTVRKSRKLPYKTISQSYDLEYGTGTLEIHTDAIEKGEKVLVHDDVLATGGTAQAVCKLVEKLGGEVVQCNFLIELTFLNGAEKIKGYRKEALLQF; this is encoded by the coding sequence ATGGATTTTGCCCCCTATATTCGTGATATTGAGGACTTCCCTACGCCCGGTGTTGTTTTTAAGGACATAACCCCGCTGTTAAAAGACCCAAGCGCTTTCCAAAAAGCCGCGGATGCCCTGTTGGGTTTGGTAGGCAACACGAAAATAGACAAAGTTGTTGGGGTGGACAGCCGTGGGTTTATTTTTGCGCCCATGCTGGCCGAAAAACTTGGAGCAGGCTTTGTTACTGTCCGTAAATCCAGAAAACTACCTTATAAGACGATTTCCCAATCTTACGATTTAGAATATGGTACTGGAACGCTGGAAATCCATACGGATGCCATAGAAAAAGGGGAGAAGGTGCTAGTGCACGATGATGTTTTGGCCACTGGCGGTACGGCCCAGGCCGTTTGTAAGCTTGTTGAAAAATTAGGGGGAGAAGTGGTGCAATGCAATTTTTTGATTGAACTCACCTTTTTAAATGGAGCTGAAAAAATAAAAGGTTACCGAAAAGAGGCGCTTCTTCAATTTTGA
- a CDS encoding BlaI/MecI/CopY family transcriptional regulator — translation MQKLTNKEEEVMKILWELKKAFVKEILEEIQGEKPHYNTLSTIVRNLQEKGFVDHETFGNTHRYFPVVSKEQYRKKYVNAAIADYYNDSFKSLVSHFAQEEKISIAELKEIIDLIEKKK, via the coding sequence ATGCAAAAATTGACCAATAAGGAAGAGGAAGTCATGAAAATCCTCTGGGAGCTGAAAAAGGCTTTTGTAAAGGAAATACTTGAGGAAATACAGGGTGAAAAACCACATTACAATACCTTATCCACCATTGTGAGAAATCTTCAAGAAAAAGGATTCGTAGATCATGAGACCTTTGGCAACACCCATAGGTATTTCCCAGTGGTGAGCAAAGAGCAATACCGTAAAAAATATGTGAACGCAGCCATTGCGGATTACTATAATGATTCCTTTAAAAGTTTGGTCTCCCACTTTGCGCAGGAGGAAAAAATATCCATTGCAGAACTCAAAGAGATCATTGACCTGATAGAAAAGAAAAAATAA